One Stenotrophomonas maltophilia R551-3 genomic window, GGGCCCATCACCCGGCTGGTGAGCCCTTCCGATCTGGGCGAGCGCCTCAAGCCGTTCGTCTTCCTCGACCTTATCGATGCCCGCGATCTTTCGCGCGCGGACTCCCCTGCGCTTGGCCTGCATCCGCACTCGGGCATCGCCACGCTCACCTGGCTACTGGAAGGGGCGGTCGACTATGAAGACGACCAGGGGCGCGAGGGCAGCATCGAGGCCGGCTGGATGGAGTGGATGCAGGCCGGCAATGGTGCCTGGCACGGCGGCGGATTCGGCGATTCCGATCGGCTGCGCGGCTTCCAGTTGTGGCTCGCGTTGCCACCTGCACTGGAGCTGGCTGCACCTTTCAGCCGCTACTTCGGCCCCGAGCAGATCCGCAGCGAAGGCCCGGTGACCGTACTGCTGGGAGCGTACGGCGCGGCTCGCAGCCCCATCGATGCACCGGCACCGATCAACTATTTCTCGGTGAAACTGCGGGCGGGAGAATCGTGGCGGTTCGAACCGCCGCCCGGGCATGACGTGGCCTGGGCCGCCGTGAGCGTGGGCTCGTTGCGTGTGCCCGAAGCGATCGGTGCAGGTGAACTGGTGGTCTTCGAGGAAGGCGGTCAGGAGGTCGCGTTCTTCGCCCGCGAGGACACCGAGTTCGTGTTCGGTACCGCAGCACGGCATCCGTATCCGCTGGCAACAGGCTATTACTCGGTCCATACCAGCCCGCAGGCGCTGGAGGCGGGTGAGGCGCGGATCCGCGAGCTGGGGAAACAGATCCGGGCGGCGGGAAGCGCTGGCTGATGGATTCTGTACTGGAGCAGGGCAGGAGGGTGGGGCCCGCCTATCGTGAGTGACCGCTACTGCTTCCGCGCACGAAGGCGGCAGCCAACCGCAGTGCATCGTCGCTGCCACGATCGCCACGCAGGGCATTCGCCAGCCGGCCGGGCGTGACCCCGGTCCAGCGGACAAGGTCATGCGTGGCATGGGCCTGGTCGCTGTAGCCATGGCGTGCGGCTGCAGTGGCAATGCTGGTGGCTTCTCCATCCAGGGTTTGCAGAATCGCCTGCAGACGGCACACACGGGCGTACTCCTTCGGGGGCATGCCCACCGCGGCCAGAAAGCGGGATTGCAGGCCGCGCAGGGACATGCCAAGCCGTCGCGCCAGTTCGGCGATGCGCAGATCGCCCTCCATTGAATCCAGCTGCGCAACGGCCTGTTCGACGCGTTCGTCCAGGACGAAGCTGGCACAACGATCCCGCAGGACCTGCCAGAGGGGCTCGGGCGTGCTGGCAGCCGCGCTGGCGCGTGCGGCTGCACTGAACGTCTCGGCAAAGGAAGCATCCAGCGTGTACAGGTCCGGAGCCTGGTCACGAAGGCCGGGCAAGCGGGCACCGGCGATCAAGGCGCTCGCGGCCGGCTGCAGCCGCACGCCGATGCAGAACACCGCACCAGCGGCCTGCAAACGGATTGGCCCTGACTGCTGTGCCGCGAAACAGAACGGTAGATCGGAACGGATACGGCCATCTGCGCCATGCAGCTGCAAGGGTATGCCAAGCTCTGCCAGCAGCTCGCAGCGGCCATCGGGATAGATGACCTGCACGTCATTCCCGGGTGCGTCGTCCTGCAGCCACCAGATGCACTGGACGTGACGGCGGAGGTCGTCGGGGGCAGGGTGCTCGCGGTAGTCCATGCGGCATCGGACGCCATCCTGCGTGTTTTTACAAGCGCCCTCGGTGGCCGTGCCGCTAGCCTGCAGCCAACCCATCCAGGAGGTCAGGACATGTTGAAGTCGAAGGTGGCGGTGCTGGGCGCGGGCCTGGCGTTGGGAAGTGGCGCGGCTATGGCCGCACCGGCCGAGTTCGACTGGCTGGCCGGGCATTGGTGTGGCGGTACCGAAGAGCGCAGGCTTGATGAGGTCTGGCTGCCCGAGGCCGGCGGCGCCTTGCTTGGCATGTCGCGCACGCTGAGTCATGGTGATATGGAGTCATTCGAGTACATGCGCCTGGTGCCGGCAGGCAAAGCGGCTGGCCTGCATGTGCAGCCCAATGGCGTGGCGCCGACGACATTCGTCATTGCCGGGCATGGTGAGAACTGGGTGGTCTTTGAGAATCCGCAACATGACTTCCCGAAACGCATAGAGTACCGGCGTGATGGCACTGCGCTGAAGGCGAGCATCTCCGGTCCGGGTGATGATGGGAAGATCCTGCGGATTCCGTTTGACTATCGGCGTTGCGGGGAGTGAGTGGGAACGCTGGCCAGGAGTGAAGTCAGGGATCTGAGGACTGGGGAGGCTCTGGCTTCTTGGGTAGCGATCTTGCCTGTAACATAATATACATTATGCGAAATGAAGTGGGGGCTCCGGCTGTGCTCTTGCCTCCCTGCTGACGAAGCAGGTAAATCTGTTACCAAGCGCCAAGTAAAAGTGTTACGCGTTCGAACACAGCGCCTTCATCGCGCCCGCACTTGCACTCCGAAGCGTCAGGTACCATGGCATAGACGCTTTTGCGGTCTCATTTGTCTGTTGGGCTGCCTGGCTAGCTCGCAGAACGCGACTTGCGCGGAGTCAGCGGACTGGCCTCCGGCGCAAATGAAGCCGGCCCGTTCTTTCGTGTGCCCTGGAAGGCGGCACAGCGCTATTGTTTTTGGCGTCTGCGAGCCGCAGGCGGACGAACTTCTTTGGATCGCTTGAGCGCCACTTCCAGCTGAGCTGGCAAATTTCGAAGCCCTGAAAGTTGACCCTCAAGCGCGTCACATTTGCCGCGCAGGATATCGGCAGACTGACTGGCCGTGGCGGCCGCTGATTGGGCGGCCTGGATGTCCTGACGCAGCTGCTTCTCAAGTGCCCTGTGTTGTTCGGATGCCTTGCTTTGCTGCACCTGGAGTTCCTTCACCTCCTGGCGGGCTCGATCCACGTCGCTGAGCGCTCGATTCTCGACAGATCTGACGTACTCGGTCCAGTCCTCCCGCTCAGATTTCGCCGTCTCTAGGGCCTCGTGAAGCCGGACGTCGAGTTGCTGTCTCGCTGTTTCGACTCGGTCGGCTCTTCGACGCTCGAGGTCGCGCTGCTCTGCAAGTTCAGAGATCTGTAGCTGAAGCTGGTCGACCAGGTGCTGTAGCTCTGAAGCTTGGGTCGTTGCAATTCTCTCCCCGGTGAATGCAACGTCACGCTCTGCACGCATTTGCGCCAGCTCTTCAGCCACAAGTCGGGAACTGGCCTCCAGCGCATCACGCTCGGAAGCTAGGGCCCGCTCGGACGATGCAAGCTCTCGACGGGCGGCCTCCTGGGCATGCTTCAGCGCCAACTCCCACCATTGCCCGGCGAGTTCTGCCAACACCGCTGGCGCATCTTCCAGGTTCGGACGCGCTGGCTGCAGGCGCGTGCCAAGTCGGTTCCACCATGTTTCCAGCCAGCGGGTCACCGTGTTCGGCGAGCCTGTCCCCAGGTGAGCCCGGATCCGCTCTACGGTTGGGCGTTCGCCCTTGGCGACCAACTCGTCAGCGGCGGTATGGACGTCAGTTTCGGTGATGCCGCGGGCCATGCGAAGTCTCCGGTACTGGCACCCTACTCTGCTGATAACGTACTCGCGATAAGTGATGATTATCGCTAGTACACACGTTCATTCATAACATACATTACATATTATGAAGCAAAATTTCGCATTGCCTATCGTTGCAGCGACGGCCGCGAACCTGGCGCTCCCCGAGCAGCTGGCCCAGCAGGCAGCGGATGCGGTGCGTGAACTGCTCGCCGAAGCGGCCGCGGCCAATACCACACGCAGCTATGCCGCCGCCCTGCGCTACTGGGCTGGCTGGCACCAAGCCCGTTTTGGCATTGAGTTAGCCTTGCCTGCGAGCGAAGCCGTGGTGATCCAGTTCCTGGTCGACCACATCCAGCGCAAAGGCAAGACCGGCCTAGTCAGCGAACTACCGCCGACGATTGACCAGGCATTGGTGGCCGCCGGCCTCAAGGCCAAGGCCGGGCCGATAAAGCTTTCGACCGTGGTCCAGCGCGTGGCGGTTCTGTCCACGGCGCACAAGCTCAAGCGCCTGACCAACCCATGCGAGCTGCCGAGTGTTCGCACCCTGTTGAGCCGCGCCCGGCGCGCCGCGGTTAAGCGCGGTGAGCGCCCCACCAAGAAGACCGCGATCACCCGCCCTGAACTGGAGGCCATGCTGGGTACATGCGATGGCTCCCTGGAAGGCCTGCGCGACCGCGCCCTGCTCTGCTTCGGCTTTGCCAGTGGCGGGCGTCGGCGCAGCGAGATCGCAGCCGCGGATATGCGCGACCTTCGCAAGGTCGGCGAGGACGGCTACATCTACAGGCTGGAGTACTCAAAGACCCAGCAGGCAGGCGTTACAGTGGATTCGACCCCGGACAAGCCGATCCTCGGTCGCAGCGCCGAGGCGCTGGCGGCTTGGCTTAAGGCGGCAGATATCCATGACGGGGCAATATTTCGCCGGATCTGGAAGGCACGGGTTGGCCTTGCCCTTCTGCCCGGCTCAGTGGCCTCGATCGTGAAGCGTCGGGCGAAGTTGGCAGGATTGGAGGGAGACTTCGGGGCGCACAGCCTTCGGTCCGGGTTTGTCACTGAGGCTGGCAAGCAGGGCGTGCCCCTGCCGGCAGTGATGGCGATGACCGAGCACCGCTCGGTGGCGAGCGTGATCGGGTACTTCCAAGCTGGTGCGGCTGAAGAAAACCCAGCTGCTCGGCTACTGAAGTGACTTGGGATTGGCCAGAAGCTGGAATTTTGCGGTGCCTGTCATAGCCACTAACTTTTCATGGCGTACAAATCTTTTGACACTTGCTTGAATTTAACTGGATTGGCCTATAGTTTGCGAGAGTAATGCGACGAAAAGAGGTGTTTCGCCTGTGTCTGCTGACGCTATCACCTATTGTCTAGAGCAGCTCTCGGATTACAGACAATTCGAGCGACTGTGCTCCGCACTTCTCGCCAGCGCAGGCTATTCAACAATCGACCCTCTAGGTGGTACCGGAGATGAGGGGCGCGACGCAATTATTCGTGCTGACTCTGCAGGGCGCACAATTTGCTTTGCCTACACCGTACGCGCCGATTGGCGTACGAAGCTCCGCAGCGACTGCAATCGCGTCAGAGACGCCGGTCATACGCCTGATGTCTTTGTCTTTGCCTGCACAGAAGTCATTGCCGCGAGAGACAAGGACGCAGCAGTGAAGATCGTTAAAGACGAGTTCGGCTGGCGACTCGACCTATTTGATCTTGAGCGGCTTCGCGTTCAACTTTCCGGGTCGCAACGCCACTTGCTAGCACAGCACCCTTCCATCTTTGTACCCCCGTTTTTCCCTCAGCGGGGTGGAGAATCCATCGTCTCTAGCCACGATACGATCCTCATCGATCACGTCACTTCGGACCATGCGATCGCCGCCTGGCTTTCTAGGCGTCTGTCCCTGTCAGGGTTTCGTACCTGGTGTCGCGGTACGGCACCTTTAGCTGGAGAAGACGCGGACGAGACGGTGAGGACGCTTATTGCCCAACGTGCGCAGCGCTACCTCCCGGTTTTCTCCAGCGCGAGCTTGGCCGACCCGGTGTTTCTGGAACGCTGTGCGATAGCGACAGCGCGCAGCCCGGACTTCGTGATTCCCTGCAAGGGAATCATTTCGGAGGATTGGGTCATGCCCTCACGCCTGAACAAGCTGGTCGCGGCTGATTTCTCGTCGTCATGGCGCGAAGGTCTTAGTGCTGTGCTCGACTCCTTGTCCTCGTCCGGCATCGGGCCTTCACTGGCTGCCGAGCGCGGCGCGCAAATCGCGTTGCGCGACTTTCTGCCATCGCAGGTGACGATCGCCAAGCCAGAGCCAGTCTTCGCCAACGTCTTCGCCATGACTGTACCCTCCAGCATGCTCGACATCAGGTTGCCGCGTACACTGACGATGGTCGAGCGCTATGAATTATCAAGGAAATGGGCGTTCTACATCGCCAACGAGCTGACGGTGAT contains:
- a CDS encoding site-specific integrase, giving the protein MKQNFALPIVAATAANLALPEQLAQQAADAVRELLAEAAAANTTRSYAAALRYWAGWHQARFGIELALPASEAVVIQFLVDHIQRKGKTGLVSELPPTIDQALVAAGLKAKAGPIKLSTVVQRVAVLSTAHKLKRLTNPCELPSVRTLLSRARRAAVKRGERPTKKTAITRPELEAMLGTCDGSLEGLRDRALLCFGFASGGRRRSEIAAADMRDLRKVGEDGYIYRLEYSKTQQAGVTVDSTPDKPILGRSAEALAAWLKAADIHDGAIFRRIWKARVGLALLPGSVASIVKRRAKLAGLEGDFGAHSLRSGFVTEAGKQGVPLPAVMAMTEHRSVASVIGYFQAGAAEENPAARLLK
- a CDS encoding DUF6265 family protein; this encodes MLKSKVAVLGAGLALGSGAAMAAPAEFDWLAGHWCGGTEERRLDEVWLPEAGGALLGMSRTLSHGDMESFEYMRLVPAGKAAGLHVQPNGVAPTTFVIAGHGENWVVFENPQHDFPKRIEYRRDGTALKASISGPGDDGKILRIPFDYRRCGE
- a CDS encoding restriction endonuclease, with the protein product MSADAITYCLEQLSDYRQFERLCSALLASAGYSTIDPLGGTGDEGRDAIIRADSAGRTICFAYTVRADWRTKLRSDCNRVRDAGHTPDVFVFACTEVIAARDKDAAVKIVKDEFGWRLDLFDLERLRVQLSGSQRHLLAQHPSIFVPPFFPQRGGESIVSSHDTILIDHVTSDHAIAAWLSRRLSLSGFRTWCRGTAPLAGEDADETVRTLIAQRAQRYLPVFSSASLADPVFLERCAIATARSPDFVIPCKGIISEDWVMPSRLNKLVAADFSSSWREGLSAVLDSLSSSGIGPSLAAERGAQIALRDFLPSQVTIAKPEPVFANVFAMTVPSSMLDIRLPRTLTMVERYELSRKWAFYIANELTVIAFDLPPSDSPLGDVSGRYSEFSWRDAGHIHGHPTINVAKSLLRRTLDVACEAKGLVFCHDRRGYHFCRDGAQECTQAITHVDGQKTTVQLTGKRTKGYGERASEFRYQLGPRFRCDQDQQGHWTAVIRLYVRVTTLEGAIFEGKEINRRRKMVTKSWWNKQWLARLLGVVQGLETQPGKVSVGHGHRAVTMTTAPMRWECPVGLDVSALADAIEAGQEMALYREHQDVEDDTDDVGISNSAALGAAL
- a CDS encoding helix-turn-helix domain-containing protein, whose protein sequence is MDYREHPAPDDLRRHVQCIWWLQDDAPGNDVQVIYPDGRCELLAELGIPLQLHGADGRIRSDLPFCFAAQQSGPIRLQAAGAVFCIGVRLQPAASALIAGARLPGLRDQAPDLYTLDASFAETFSAAARASAAASTPEPLWQVLRDRCASFVLDERVEQAVAQLDSMEGDLRIAELARRLGMSLRGLQSRFLAAVGMPPKEYARVCRLQAILQTLDGEATSIATAAARHGYSDQAHATHDLVRWTGVTPGRLANALRGDRGSDDALRLAAAFVRGSSSGHSR
- a CDS encoding pirin family protein translates to MLAVHTSETTTISPVASVRRIVHRTRGRSHGPITRLVSPSDLGERLKPFVFLDLIDARDLSRADSPALGLHPHSGIATLTWLLEGAVDYEDDQGREGSIEAGWMEWMQAGNGAWHGGGFGDSDRLRGFQLWLALPPALELAAPFSRYFGPEQIRSEGPVTVLLGAYGAARSPIDAPAPINYFSVKLRAGESWRFEPPPGHDVAWAAVSVGSLRVPEAIGAGELVVFEEGGQEVAFFAREDTEFVFGTAARHPYPLATGYYSVHTSPQALEAGEARIRELGKQIRAAGSAG
- a CDS encoding DNA-binding protein; the protein is MARGITETDVHTAADELVAKGERPTVERIRAHLGTGSPNTVTRWLETWWNRLGTRLQPARPNLEDAPAVLAELAGQWWELALKHAQEAARRELASSERALASERDALEASSRLVAEELAQMRAERDVAFTGERIATTQASELQHLVDQLQLQISELAEQRDLERRRADRVETARQQLDVRLHEALETAKSEREDWTEYVRSVENRALSDVDRARQEVKELQVQQSKASEQHRALEKQLRQDIQAAQSAAATASQSADILRGKCDALEGQLSGLRNLPAQLEVALKRSKEVRPPAARRRQKQ